One stretch of uncultured Methanobrevibacter sp. DNA includes these proteins:
- the dnaG gene encoding DNA primase DnaG — MGKGEELTTTKYLIHAQITANGIVEKPDVVGAVFGQTEGLLSNDLDLRELQRTGRIGRIQVNIQSNGGRAKGEIVIPSSLDRVETAILAASLETINRVGPCEAEIQTLKVEDVRAVKREQVVNRAKEIYKNMVESVGPASMKMIEEVREAMRVHEISEYGDDRLPAGPSIHTSDAIIVVEGRSDVLNLLKYGIKNTVAVEGVSVPKSIGELSKKRTTTAFVDGDRGGELILKELLQIGEVDYITRAPRGKEVEDLEKDEVLVALRDKVPTAQFLANHNILNDNNKKDNRRQDRRNKKHQKYNQREEPRVEEPVIEDDEVVLMKDMLKEFEGTGSGAILDEALNMTKEVEVEEIYEEIKNIDGNADTVIFDGVISQRLVDVASQKGIKKLVAVNSVNIVKKPNNIQLITID, encoded by the coding sequence ATGGGAAAAGGTGAAGAATTAACAACAACAAAATATTTAATCCATGCGCAAATTACAGCAAATGGAATTGTTGAAAAACCTGATGTTGTTGGTGCCGTATTCGGACAAACTGAAGGTTTACTCAGTAATGATTTAGATTTAAGAGAGCTTCAACGTACTGGAAGAATTGGTAGAATTCAAGTCAACATCCAGTCAAATGGTGGAAGGGCAAAAGGTGAAATTGTAATTCCATCCAGTTTAGACAGAGTTGAAACCGCCATTCTTGCAGCATCTCTTGAAACAATTAACCGTGTCGGACCTTGTGAAGCTGAAATCCAAACCTTAAAAGTTGAGGATGTAAGAGCAGTTAAAAGAGAACAAGTCGTAAACCGTGCAAAAGAAATCTATAAAAACATGGTTGAAAGCGTCGGTCCGGCCAGTATGAAAATGATTGAAGAAGTAAGGGAAGCAATGCGTGTTCATGAAATTTCTGAATACGGAGACGATCGCTTGCCTGCTGGTCCTAGTATCCACACTTCCGATGCAATTATCGTAGTGGAAGGACGCAGCGATGTTTTAAACTTACTTAAATATGGTATCAAAAACACCGTAGCTGTTGAAGGTGTAAGTGTACCTAAATCCATTGGAGAATTAAGTAAAAAAAGAACAACCACCGCATTTGTTGACGGAGACAGAGGCGGAGAACTTATCTTAAAAGAACTTTTACAAATTGGAGAAGTGGACTACATTACCCGTGCTCCAAGAGGAAAAGAAGTTGAAGATTTGGAAAAAGATGAAGTTTTAGTTGCGCTTAGAGATAAAGTGCCTACTGCTCAGTTTTTAGCAAATCACAATATCTTAAATGACAATAACAAAAAAGATAATAGAAGACAAGACAGACGTAATAAAAAACATCAAAAATACAATCAACGCGAAGAACCACGTGTCGAAGAACCTGTTATTGAAGATGATGAAGTAGTCTTAATGAAAGACATGCTAAAAGAATTTGAAGGAACAGGCAGCGGAGCTATTTTGGATGAAGCATTAAATATGACAAAAGAGGTGGAAGTAGAAGAAATCTATGAAGAAATTAAAAACATAGATGGAAATGCAGATACCGTTATTTTCGATGGAGTAATCAGCCAAAGACTTGTTGATGTTGCATCTCAAAAAGGAATTAAAAAATTAGTCGCAGTTAATTCTGTCAATATTGTTAAAAAACCAAATAATATTCAATTAATAACTATAGATTAA
- a CDS encoding DUF1284 domain-containing protein, with product MKLILRGHHLLCLKGFQGYGYDDDFVKNMTRVNELRKSEKTTIQLTNSPDDICKACPNLKDNICENTTQNTNIISMDNKVLKHVDPKIEYDALKLFEKVSRIFDSKESVSKICSNCSWHDKCLFYQNL from the coding sequence ATGAAACTTATTTTAAGAGGTCATCACCTGTTATGTCTTAAAGGTTTTCAGGGCTATGGCTATGATGATGATTTTGTCAAAAACATGACCCGAGTAAATGAACTTAGAAAATCTGAAAAAACAACCATCCAGCTTACAAATTCACCTGACGACATCTGCAAAGCATGTCCGAATCTAAAGGACAACATCTGTGAAAACACAACCCAGAATACCAACATTATCAGCATGGACAACAAAGTTTTAAAACATGTAGACCCCAAAATAGAATATGATGCTCTCAAGCTTTTTGAAAAAGTCAGCAGAATTTTTGATTCAAAAGAAAGTGTATCAAAAATCTGTTCAAATTGTTCATGGCATGATAAATGCTTATTTTATCAAAATTTATGA
- a CDS encoding MJ1255/VC2487 family glycosyltransferase, translating into MIFSIIIPTYNEEEYLPVLLDSIKEQDFDDYEIIVADANSTDKTVEIAKDYGCIVVEGGLPAVGRNNGAKIAKGEILLFLDSDLQLTGEYLRNVLYEFKVERLGIAISQMIPMSNKVEDKLFHDFANYFMIGVQNIKPHGAGCYGIIAKRQLHEECNGFDESLTFGEDTDYIERLAKKGRFRVLRNAKVGVSTRRLEEEGIETLIQQYGRSTVNDFLGRRTDAEDLNYNFDHGHEKLSKSRFETLEKRTAQINSIKETYDESLQKIHNTRKQIKKIRRIRSKKVVFYCVCGEGMGHAIRTSVIVDRIKDKYDVYIFSSDRAYAYLKSKFDNVYEIGGFNTVYINNKVNNLKTLSEALKRNPTNIRVGYENLYKKAAQLKPDVIVTDFEIYATMLSKLRGIPLISLDNMHVITQTRIDYPKSKFGEMLKAKGVIKTYVVKPKVHILTSFFYPKIKPGKHAVLYPPIIREEILKLEPKEGNHIIVYQTSRESEKLVKKLKALKNVQFIVYGFNRNQIDGNLTYKEFNEDEFYDDLASSKAIISNGGFTFISEAIHLKKPIFSVPAKGNFEQILNGFYVQKLGYGEYHEVMSAKRVANFLKRLPKYKKRLSHVKKTNNDGIVNELIYRIEKYSKLN; encoded by the coding sequence ATGATTTTTAGCATTATCATACCTACATATAATGAAGAAGAATACCTTCCAGTTCTACTGGACAGTATCAAAGAGCAGGATTTCGATGATTATGAAATCATCGTTGCTGATGCTAATTCCACTGACAAAACCGTTGAAATTGCTAAGGACTACGGCTGTATAGTAGTTGAAGGCGGCCTTCCTGCAGTAGGTAGGAATAATGGTGCAAAAATTGCTAAAGGAGAAATTTTACTCTTTCTAGACTCCGATTTGCAGCTTACTGGAGAATATCTGAGAAATGTTTTGTATGAATTCAAGGTAGAGCGTCTGGGAATAGCCATCAGCCAAATGATTCCAATGTCAAATAAAGTGGAAGACAAGCTGTTCCATGACTTTGCAAATTACTTTATGATAGGTGTGCAAAACATTAAACCCCACGGTGCAGGATGTTATGGAATCATTGCAAAACGACAATTGCACGAAGAGTGCAACGGATTTGATGAATCATTAACATTCGGCGAAGATACCGACTATATTGAACGGTTAGCAAAAAAGGGACGGTTTAGGGTTTTGAGAAATGCAAAAGTTGGCGTTTCTACCAGAAGACTGGAAGAGGAAGGAATAGAAACATTAATTCAGCAATATGGAAGAAGTACAGTCAATGACTTTTTAGGCAGAAGAACCGATGCGGAAGATCTAAACTATAATTTTGATCATGGCCATGAAAAACTAAGCAAATCAAGATTTGAAACACTTGAAAAGAGAACCGCACAGATAAACAGTATTAAAGAAACTTATGATGAATCCCTACAAAAAATCCATAATACAAGAAAGCAAATAAAAAAGATACGTCGCATAAGGTCAAAAAAAGTTGTCTTTTATTGTGTTTGCGGTGAAGGAATGGGTCATGCAATTAGAACAAGTGTTATTGTTGATAGAATTAAAGACAAATACGACGTTTATATCTTTTCAAGCGACAGGGCATATGCCTATTTAAAATCAAAATTTGACAATGTTTATGAAATCGGTGGATTCAATACAGTTTACATTAACAACAAGGTCAATAATCTTAAAACCCTTTCAGAAGCCCTTAAAAGAAATCCTACAAACATACGTGTCGGATATGAAAATTTATATAAAAAAGCTGCACAACTGAAACCCGATGTAATTGTAACTGATTTTGAAATTTATGCAACAATGCTTTCAAAATTAAGAGGAATTCCTCTGATAAGCCTAGATAATATGCACGTAATTACACAAACCAGAATCGATTATCCTAAAAGCAAATTCGGAGAAATGCTTAAGGCCAAAGGAGTTATTAAAACATATGTTGTAAAACCAAAGGTTCATATTTTAACCAGCTTTTTTTATCCTAAAATAAAACCTGGAAAACATGCAGTGCTTTACCCTCCAATCATCCGTGAAGAAATACTTAAATTAGAACCAAAAGAAGGAAATCATATTATTGTTTACCAAACAAGTCGTGAAAGTGAAAAATTAGTTAAAAAGCTTAAAGCACTAAAAAATGTGCAGTTTATTGTTTATGGATTTAACAGAAATCAAATTGACGGGAACTTAACATATAAAGAGTTTAACGAAGATGAATTCTATGACGATCTTGCATCTTCAAAAGCAATAATAAGTAATGGAGGATTTACATTTATTTCCGAAGCTATTCACCTTAAAAAACCTATTTTTTCAGTTCCGGCCAAAGGTAACTTCGAACAAATATTGAACGGATTTTATGTGCAAAAATTAGGATATGGAGAATATCATGAAGTCATGAGTGCTAAAAGAGTAGCTAACTTTTTAAAAAGACTTCCAAAATATAAAAAAAGACTTTCACATGTTAAAAAGACAAACAATGACGGCATTGTTAATGAATTAATTTATAGAATTGAAAAATATTCCAAATTAAACTAA
- a CDS encoding RraA family protein, producing the protein MSLSPKDVLNKNKNLKKRVDVEKINLDDVTIDDLRFNGKNYERFINLQSLLENVSACQISDAYNALFRRPGTIAKIKPVNNQRVWGKIFTAETSSDDWGTSALAIDSAEEGDILFFKVDSEDKAIWGELASSCARDNGIKATVIYGSARDLDALLYMDYPIFASNFCPNAGSALGLGTLNEPIDIEGTAVNPGDFFFGDETGIVVIPQELFSKVMSQTLHVKIKEAGIIDDITCGKTLAEIVGLK; encoded by the coding sequence ATGTCATTAAGTCCGAAAGATGTTTTGAATAAGAATAAGAATTTAAAAAAACGTGTTGATGTTGAAAAAATCAATTTAGATGATGTGACTATTGATGATTTAAGATTTAACGGAAAAAATTATGAAAGATTTATAAATTTACAGTCATTGCTTGAAAACGTTTCAGCATGTCAGATTTCAGATGCATATAATGCTCTTTTCAGAAGGCCGGGCACAATAGCAAAAATTAAGCCAGTCAACAATCAGAGGGTTTGGGGTAAAATTTTTACAGCAGAAACCTCATCAGATGACTGGGGAACTTCAGCATTGGCAATTGACAGTGCAGAAGAGGGAGATATTCTATTTTTTAAAGTTGATAGTGAAGATAAAGCAATTTGGGGAGAATTGGCTTCAAGCTGTGCTAGGGATAATGGCATTAAGGCAACAGTTATTTACGGATCAGCACGTGATTTGGATGCGCTTTTATATATGGATTATCCGATTTTTGCAAGTAATTTCTGTCCGAATGCAGGTTCCGCATTGGGCCTGGGCACTTTAAATGAACCGATTGATATTGAAGGTACTGCTGTCAATCCGGGCGATTTTTTCTTTGGCGATGAAACAGGTATTGTTGTCATTCCTCAGGAGTTATTCTCCAAAGTCATGTCTCAGACATTGCATGTAAAAATTAAAGAGGCAGGTATTATCGATGATATAACTTGTGGCAAAACCCTAGCTGAAATTGTCGGACTCAAATAG
- a CDS encoding transcription initiation factor IIB → MPRRGRRRTRQANARDDVYSKDKQTECPECGSTELIGDYERAEVVCARCGLVIDENLVDMGPEWRAFDHEQRDKRTRVGAPITYTIHDKGLSTMIDWRNKDIYGRDIPARNRAQWYRLRKWQRKIRISGATERNLAFALSELDRDSSRLGLPRSVREAASVVYRSAVDNKLIRGRSIEGVVAASLYAACRRCNVPRTLDEIAEVSRVTKKEVGRTYRFLTRELNIKLPPTSPVDYVPRFASELGLSGEAQSKAIEIIEKAMEKGLTSGRGPTGVAAAALYIASVLLGERKTQRDVADIAGVTEVTIRNRYKELTEQLEMGVTL, encoded by the coding sequence ATTCCAAGAAGAGGTCGTAGAAGAACAAGACAAGCTAATGCACGAGATGATGTTTATTCTAAAGATAAACAAACTGAATGTCCTGAATGTGGTTCTACAGAATTAATAGGAGATTATGAAAGAGCAGAAGTAGTATGTGCTCGTTGTGGATTAGTAATTGATGAAAATCTTGTTGATATGGGTCCTGAATGGAGAGCATTTGACCATGAACAAAGAGATAAACGTACAAGAGTAGGAGCTCCAATTACATACACCATTCACGATAAAGGTTTAAGTACCATGATTGATTGGAGAAACAAGGATATTTATGGTCGTGATATTCCTGCAAGAAACCGTGCACAATGGTACAGATTAAGAAAATGGCAAAGGAAAATCAGAATTTCCGGTGCAACCGAAAGAAACCTTGCATTTGCTTTAAGTGAACTTGACCGTGACTCCTCAAGATTAGGTCTTCCAAGAAGCGTAAGAGAAGCAGCATCTGTTGTATACAGAAGTGCTGTTGATAATAAGTTAATTAGAGGAAGAAGTATTGAAGGGGTTGTAGCAGCATCACTTTATGCCGCATGCAGACGTTGTAACGTACCACGTACATTAGATGAAATTGCTGAAGTATCAAGAGTAACTAAAAAAGAAGTGGGCCGTACCTACAGGTTTTTAACCCGTGAGTTAAATATTAAATTGCCTCCAACTTCTCCAGTAGATTATGTTCCTAGATTCGCATCTGAACTTGGACTTTCAGGCGAAGCTCAATCTAAAGCTATTGAAATAATTGAAAAGGCAATGGAAAAAGGATTAACTTCAGGAAGAGGTCCTACTGGTGTAGCTGCAGCTGCATTATACATTGCATCCGTTTTACTCGGTGAGAGAAAAACACAAAGAGATGTTGCAGATATTGCAGGTGTAACTGAAGTTACTATTCGAAACAGATACAAAGAACTAACTGAACAATTGGAAATGGGTGTAACTTTATAA
- a CDS encoding biotin transporter BioY, translated as MSMNNYYSTRKNVFERIQDASTATKLLMSLLMACFTGLMAQVIIPLPWTSVPITAQTFAVLCSGLFLGKKYGCLSQILYIVLGVAFIPWFGGMTGGLEILLGSTGGFLIGFIIASYFIGYISEKYAEARSFRKMVAVIGIANFALIYIPGLAGLALWMSLQGATFTVVDILMMGLVPFIVGDIVKILAAASVSKVFLPKD; from the coding sequence ATCAGTATGAATAATTATTACAGTACTAGGAAAAATGTATTTGAAAGAATTCAGGATGCCAGTACTGCAACCAAATTGCTCATGTCATTATTAATGGCATGTTTTACCGGTTTAATGGCTCAAGTCATTATTCCGCTTCCATGGACTTCAGTTCCTATAACTGCACAAACATTCGCAGTATTATGTTCTGGTTTGTTTTTAGGTAAAAAATACGGATGCTTAAGTCAAATCTTATATATCGTTTTAGGTGTTGCATTCATCCCTTGGTTTGGAGGAATGACCGGAGGACTTGAAATATTATTAGGATCCACCGGAGGATTCCTTATAGGTTTCATCATTGCATCTTACTTTATAGGATATATCAGTGAAAAATATGCTGAAGCACGTAGTTTTAGAAAAATGGTCGCTGTTATTGGAATTGCTAACTTTGCATTAATATACATTCCAGGATTAGCAGGCCTTGCATTATGGATGAGTTTACAAGGTGCAACATTTACTGTCGTTGACATTTTAATGATGGGTCTTGTTCCATTTATAGTTGGAGATATTGTAAAAATACTAGCTGCTGCATCAGTATCAAAAGTATTTTTACCAAAAGACTAA
- a CDS encoding Gar1/Naf1 family protein, whose product MKFLGNSLHVANSGKLIARSDKTPSPGAIVYDSKKNKIGKVGYVFGPTKKPYISIRLFRSADRDELMKNSGEKLFVSKPKSKKSRKRRMRPRHKK is encoded by the coding sequence ATGAAATTTTTAGGAAATAGTTTGCATGTTGCAAACTCTGGAAAACTGATAGCCCGATCTGATAAAACACCTTCACCAGGTGCCATTGTTTATGACAGTAAAAAGAATAAAATTGGTAAGGTCGGCTATGTATTCGGGCCAACAAAGAAGCCCTATATTTCTATTCGCTTATTTAGGTCAGCAGATAGAGATGAACTTATGAAAAATAGCGGTGAAAAACTGTTTGTATCGAAACCGAAATCCAAAAAGTCTAGAAAAAGGAGGATGAGACCACGACACAAGAAATAG